The following are from one region of the Sphingomonas oryzagri genome:
- a CDS encoding aromatic ring-hydroxylating dioxygenase subunit alpha — translation MSIKADFTQGFVRNHWYAAAWASEVQERPFARTILGDKIVLFRQPDGTIGALEDRCPHRLAPLSMGECADGGLRCGYHGMVFNAAGDCIGIPGQDIIPPTARTRAFSATERYGLIWVWTGDVEPDPDSLPILKGYGEDGWALMDGGYQHHAGNYRIEIENLMDPAHTTFLHKETIGNRAAKDVPVEVSSYDRGLKAFRWIENVPPSPLDQKSFDFGAGRVDRQIAFHFELPATSFVDIAVIPAGMERSEGNLMRGGIRAFSYKFLTPETERSTHFFWLHLRNYRLNDQEFEATLRANLEKTFAEDQVMVTAIQGEQEATGLRQRTAIAIDRAPIMALRLIDRMIASEKESGETGTECEPVPA, via the coding sequence ATGTCGATCAAGGCGGATTTCACCCAGGGCTTCGTACGCAACCACTGGTATGCTGCGGCGTGGGCCAGCGAGGTCCAGGAGCGGCCGTTCGCGCGCACGATCCTGGGAGACAAGATCGTCCTCTTCCGCCAGCCCGACGGGACCATCGGCGCTCTGGAAGATCGCTGCCCCCACCGGCTCGCGCCTCTTTCGATGGGCGAATGCGCAGACGGCGGCCTGCGCTGCGGCTATCACGGCATGGTGTTCAATGCGGCCGGTGACTGCATCGGCATTCCCGGCCAGGACATCATCCCGCCGACCGCGCGCACCCGCGCGTTTTCAGCGACCGAGCGCTATGGCCTCATCTGGGTCTGGACCGGCGATGTGGAGCCCGATCCGGACAGTCTTCCGATCCTGAAGGGGTATGGCGAAGACGGTTGGGCCCTGATGGACGGCGGCTACCAGCACCATGCGGGGAACTACCGGATCGAGATCGAGAATCTGATGGATCCGGCGCACACGACCTTCCTGCACAAGGAGACGATCGGCAATCGGGCGGCGAAGGACGTGCCTGTCGAGGTCTCTTCCTACGATCGCGGCCTCAAGGCCTTCCGCTGGATCGAGAATGTCCCCCCCTCTCCGCTCGACCAGAAGAGTTTTGACTTCGGCGCTGGCCGGGTGGACCGCCAGATCGCTTTTCATTTCGAGTTGCCGGCCACATCGTTCGTCGACATCGCCGTCATCCCCGCCGGCATGGAGCGCAGCGAGGGCAATCTGATGCGGGGCGGCATCCGCGCGTTCAGCTACAAGTTCTTGACCCCTGAAACCGAGCGCTCGACCCATTTCTTCTGGCTGCACCTGCGCAATTACCGGCTCAACGACCAGGAGTTCGAGGCGACCCTGCGTGCCAATCTCGAAAAGACGTTCGCCGAGGATCAGGTCATGGTCACCGCGATCCAGGGCGAGCAGGAAGCGACGGGCTTGCGACAGCGGACCGCGATTGCGATCGACCGCGCGCCGATCATGGCGCTGCGTCTCATCGATCGCATGATCGCTTCTGAAAAAGAGAGCGGGGAAACCGGCACCGAATGCGAGCCGGTACCGGCATGA
- a CDS encoding MFS transporter, producing the protein MTRENEARPDAARRWAILVLLGLGAMLAFVSRTNMGAALALGAFTHQFGLTDVGRGWLNSAFFWSYAALQIPMGWVVDRYGVKWPYAIGFILWCIATAACGMMTALGGLVVVRLITGAGEAIVIPASYRWIRSNFAENESGIAVGIYMLGTKVGSAIGTPLAAWLIVAFSWPLMFILIGLIGLFWLLPWLVLVRASDAGAGPPPDTRSHPHIPFANIMKSPMVWGSIIINFCYNYFVFYCMTWMPAYLVERRHLSLNRMGFYSFFSFMGIALVALVSSWIADEMVRRGRDPVAVRKGFVIAGFVIACTELLGATTNSIDLALFWAVISLSGLGLATANHLTLCRLTLIPEGVVGLVAGVQNVSTSVAGIVAPILTGWLKQTSGGYEAPMTAIFFFLVLGAVSCLVLLQRKWAPVVPEAVELEGA; encoded by the coding sequence GTGACGAGAGAGAACGAAGCACGGCCCGATGCGGCTCGCCGTTGGGCCATCCTGGTGCTTCTCGGCCTCGGCGCCATGCTGGCATTCGTGTCCCGCACAAATATGGGCGCGGCCCTCGCCCTCGGCGCCTTCACGCACCAGTTCGGCCTGACCGATGTCGGTCGCGGTTGGCTCAACTCGGCCTTTTTCTGGTCGTACGCCGCACTCCAGATCCCGATGGGCTGGGTTGTCGATCGCTATGGCGTCAAATGGCCTTATGCGATCGGCTTCATTCTGTGGTGCATTGCCACGGCCGCATGCGGGATGATGACCGCATTGGGCGGCCTCGTCGTCGTGCGGCTGATCACCGGCGCCGGCGAGGCAATTGTCATCCCGGCAAGCTATCGCTGGATCCGAAGTAATTTTGCGGAGAACGAGAGCGGTATCGCGGTCGGCATATACATGCTCGGCACGAAAGTGGGCTCTGCCATCGGTACCCCACTCGCCGCCTGGCTGATCGTCGCTTTCAGTTGGCCACTGATGTTCATCCTTATCGGATTAATCGGCCTGTTCTGGCTCCTGCCTTGGCTGGTGCTCGTCCGCGCGTCCGATGCGGGCGCCGGGCCGCCGCCTGATACCCGCTCGCATCCGCACATCCCGTTTGCGAACATCATGAAAAGCCCCATGGTCTGGGGCTCGATCATCATCAACTTCTGTTATAATTATTTTGTCTTCTACTGCATGACCTGGATGCCGGCCTATCTCGTCGAGCGACGCCACCTTTCGCTCAACCGGATGGGCTTCTATTCCTTCTTCAGCTTCATGGGCATCGCGCTCGTCGCGCTGGTCTCGAGCTGGATCGCAGATGAGATGGTCAGGCGCGGCCGGGATCCGGTGGCGGTCCGCAAAGGCTTCGTCATTGCCGGCTTCGTGATCGCCTGCACCGAACTGCTCGGCGCCACGACCAACTCGATCGATCTCGCGCTGTTCTGGGCGGTCATCTCCCTGTCCGGTCTTGGCCTTGCCACCGCAAACCATCTCACACTCTGCCGGCTGACCCTGATCCCGGAAGGCGTGGTGGGTCTGGTCGCAGGGGTTCAGAACGTGTCGACCAGCGTCGCGGGAATCGTCGCGCCAATCCTGACAGGATGGCTCAAGCAGACAAGCGGCGGCTACGAGGCTCCTATGACGGCGATCTTCTTCTTCCTCGTCCTGGGAGCGGTTTCCTGTCTCGTTCTTCTGCAGCGCAAATGGGCGCCAGTCGTGCCGGAGGCGGTGGAGCTGGAGGGCGCATAA
- a CDS encoding TonB-dependent receptor — translation MTDTVSLKELTPALNFNTNLGGFGQPRIRGIGTTATGPGIENPVATYVDGVYIGSSTGAIFQLADVQQIDVLKGPQGTLFGRNATGGVIQVTTKNPAQDFHMEGQAQYGNYQTWGGSGYVTGGLAPGLAISLAGIYNEQDKGYGRNLYNNSEVQKGWDYGLRGKLRWEAGESTTITLSGDYAKLRRSDPAIRTYQGLTILGIPTPGGKRDIDLDTQPLVATEQGGGSLNIKHDFDGVQLVSISAYRKAKLYTSIDADQTPADLLNFNEVQKDAQFTQEVQLLSTNSGPFKWVVGGFYMWSRGEYDPINTEGTLACGYACADILISQYVKQTLNSFAGFAQGTYTFDRRTSLTLGLRYTSDHRQMDESQVITTTPYFGAPTVLDIAAPTAKKTFPKLTWRISLDHRFSDQVMAYASYNRGFKSGSFQPDSFPPQVLQPETVDAYEVGLKTDLFDRKLRINVSAFYDNYKNLQANQIIQGQLYVYNAPGSINYGLDGDLAFKASRNLTLTAGGAWLHARYKHGFLTPFWSVPIPNAYSDANPFFHAVGGNSVIQCVAGTDYSGTVFAPCDASGKRLQNTPDYTVNVGFDYEVPLASGKVNLDGNLYHNGGYYDDPQNRLKQKAYTLLDASLTYTADKERYFVRAWVKNLTNAFYTEQQNALDVGDNRVAAPPRTFGVTAGFKY, via the coding sequence GTGACCGATACGGTCTCGCTCAAGGAACTGACGCCGGCGCTCAATTTCAACACCAATCTCGGTGGATTCGGTCAGCCGCGCATCCGCGGCATCGGCACTACCGCCACCGGTCCCGGCATCGAGAACCCGGTCGCCACCTATGTCGACGGCGTCTATATCGGCAGCTCGACGGGCGCGATCTTCCAGCTTGCCGACGTGCAGCAGATCGACGTGCTGAAGGGGCCGCAGGGCACGCTGTTCGGCCGCAACGCGACCGGCGGCGTGATCCAGGTCACCACCAAGAACCCGGCGCAGGACTTCCACATGGAGGGCCAGGCGCAATATGGCAATTACCAGACATGGGGCGGATCGGGCTACGTAACGGGCGGTCTCGCACCCGGTCTCGCGATCAGCCTGGCCGGCATCTACAACGAGCAGGACAAGGGCTACGGCCGCAACCTCTACAACAACAGCGAGGTGCAGAAGGGCTGGGATTACGGCCTGCGTGGCAAGCTGCGCTGGGAGGCCGGCGAGAGCACGACCATCACGCTGTCGGGCGATTATGCGAAACTGCGGCGCTCCGATCCGGCGATCCGCACCTATCAGGGCCTGACCATTCTCGGCATCCCGACCCCTGGCGGCAAACGCGACATCGACCTCGATACGCAGCCCCTGGTGGCGACCGAGCAGGGCGGCGGGTCACTGAACATCAAGCACGACTTCGATGGCGTGCAGCTGGTCAGCATCAGCGCCTATCGCAAGGCAAAGCTCTACACCTCGATCGACGCCGATCAGACCCCGGCAGACCTGCTCAATTTCAACGAGGTGCAGAAGGACGCGCAGTTCACGCAGGAAGTGCAGCTGCTCTCCACCAACAGTGGGCCGTTCAAATGGGTGGTCGGCGGTTTCTATATGTGGTCGCGCGGCGAATATGATCCGATCAACACCGAAGGAACGCTCGCCTGCGGCTATGCCTGCGCGGATATCCTGATCTCGCAATATGTGAAGCAAACGCTGAACTCGTTCGCCGGATTCGCGCAGGGCACCTATACTTTCGATCGCAGGACCAGTCTCACGCTCGGCTTGCGCTATACCAGCGACCACCGGCAGATGGATGAATCGCAGGTCATCACCACGACCCCCTATTTCGGGGCGCCAACCGTGCTCGACATCGCGGCGCCGACGGCCAAGAAGACCTTCCCCAAGCTGACCTGGCGCATCTCGCTCGACCATCGGTTCTCGGACCAGGTGATGGCCTATGCCTCCTACAACCGGGGTTTCAAGAGCGGCTCCTTCCAGCCGGACAGCTTCCCGCCGCAGGTGCTCCAGCCGGAAACGGTCGATGCCTACGAGGTCGGCCTCAAGACCGACCTGTTCGATCGCAAGCTGCGTATCAACGTCTCGGCCTTCTACGACAATTACAAGAATCTGCAGGCCAACCAGATCATCCAGGGCCAGCTCTACGTCTACAATGCGCCGGGCTCGATCAACTATGGTCTCGACGGCGATCTTGCCTTCAAGGCCTCGCGCAACCTGACGCTGACGGCGGGCGGCGCCTGGCTGCACGCGCGCTACAAGCACGGTTTCCTGACGCCCTTCTGGTCGGTGCCGATCCCCAACGCCTATAGTGACGCCAACCCGTTCTTCCACGCGGTCGGCGGCAACTCGGTGATCCAGTGCGTTGCCGGCACCGACTACAGCGGGACGGTCTTCGCGCCCTGCGACGCGTCGGGCAAGCGCCTCCAGAACACGCCCGACTATACGGTCAATGTCGGCTTCGACTACGAAGTCCCACTGGCGAGCGGCAAGGTCAATCTCGACGGCAACCTCTACCACAATGGCGGATATTACGATGACCCGCAGAACCGCCTGAAGCAGAAAGCCTATACGCTGCTCGACGCCTCACTGACCTATACGGCCGACAAGGAGCGCTATTTCGTGCGGGCCTGGGTGAAAAACCTCACCAACGCCTTCTACACCGAGCAGCAGAACGCGCTCGATGTCGGTGACAATCGTGTCGCGGCGCCGCCACGCACTTTCGGGGTGACGGCCGGCTTCAAATATTGA
- a CDS encoding dienelactone hydrolase family protein produces the protein MCDEFIYPGLVEDARLSRRHFGLLATALAGTLATGMAGENVVEQDVVVPTPDGQCDAALFEPKGKGRHTVILMWPDIMGLRPAFRDMGRRLAGQGYIVLVPNPFYRSARAPVIDASFDFNNPDQRSRLFALRKSMTDDGIDRDARAFLAFLDARPQADRKARAGVQGYCMGGALAFRTAAANPGRIGAVASFHGGNGLVTNDPDSPHLLIARTAATYLILQARNDDAQQPGVKDVLRKACADAGRPTVVEVYPADHGWCVPGGQTYDPAQAERAWSALLELYLGALT, from the coding sequence ATGTGCGACGAGTTCATATATCCCGGGCTGGTCGAGGATGCGCGGTTGTCGCGGCGACACTTCGGCCTGCTGGCGACCGCGCTCGCAGGCACTCTGGCGACCGGCATGGCCGGCGAAAATGTGGTCGAGCAGGACGTCGTCGTACCGACGCCGGACGGCCAGTGCGACGCGGCCCTCTTCGAACCCAAAGGCAAAGGGCGCCATACGGTGATCCTGATGTGGCCCGATATCATGGGTCTCCGCCCCGCCTTCCGCGACATGGGCCGCAGGCTCGCCGGCCAGGGCTATATCGTCCTGGTGCCCAACCCGTTCTATCGGTCCGCGCGCGCACCCGTGATCGACGCTTCGTTCGACTTCAACAATCCGGATCAGCGGTCGCGACTGTTTGCGCTGCGCAAGTCCATGACGGATGACGGGATCGATCGCGACGCGCGGGCTTTCCTGGCGTTCCTCGATGCCCGGCCGCAGGCAGACCGTAAGGCAAGGGCGGGTGTGCAGGGATATTGCATGGGGGGAGCGCTTGCGTTCCGAACGGCCGCGGCCAATCCCGGGCGTATCGGCGCTGTTGCGAGCTTCCATGGTGGCAATGGTCTGGTGACGAACGATCCGGACAGCCCGCATCTGCTGATCGCCAGGACCGCGGCGACCTATCTGATCCTCCAGGCGCGCAACGATGACGCCCAGCAGCCTGGCGTGAAGGACGTGCTTCGCAAGGCATGTGCAGACGCCGGTCGACCGACGGTGGTCGAGGTCTATCCCGCGGACCATGGCTGGTGCGTTCCAGGCGGTCAGACTTATGATCCTGCGCAGGCCGAACGGGCGTGGAGCGCGCTCCTCGAACTGTATCTGGGCGCACTGACGTAG
- a CDS encoding MATE family efflux transporter — MILTRRMVITQAWPIILGQSLVPLVGLADATIIGRTGDAAALAGVALGATVINLVFWSFGFLRMGVTGLTAQAWGAGDDDEIVALVARALLIGFGIGVALLLISPLLISPILAILHVPANSLAPARSFTMLRFFGAPAALAFYSINGWLIGLGQTRLALACQLAMNIVNIVCDLVLVAICHLGAAGVGIGTALADWVALFTGICAVRSILRLRPSAGRAWRVRTILSRQALRRLFSVNLDIMVRTVAILALFSWLSRAGARLGTVPLAANHLLMQLVGISAFVLDGFAFTAEQRVGVAIGARSRPALWRAIRLTAEFSLAGAAIFSCLFLVGGRVLVDFVSTAPPVRAEADRMLLYCALVPLVGMPSWLLDGIFIGATRGKALKYAAITALVGYLATDFMMRGAGNDGVWTALLASYIYRAAALALGFPALLRLTSPSIAMDDFSMTGAGQGR; from the coding sequence ATGATACTCACCCGCAGGATGGTGATCACCCAGGCCTGGCCGATCATCCTCGGCCAGAGCCTAGTCCCTTTGGTCGGGCTGGCGGACGCGACCATCATCGGTCGCACCGGCGACGCGGCTGCGCTCGCCGGCGTCGCTCTGGGGGCAACCGTCATCAACCTGGTCTTCTGGTCCTTCGGGTTCCTGCGCATGGGGGTGACGGGACTGACCGCCCAGGCCTGGGGGGCGGGTGACGATGACGAGATCGTGGCGTTGGTGGCCCGCGCGCTCCTGATCGGGTTCGGGATCGGCGTCGCGCTGCTCCTGATCTCTCCGCTGCTGATATCCCCGATCCTGGCGATCCTGCACGTGCCCGCCAATTCCCTGGCGCCGGCACGCAGCTTCACCATGCTTCGATTCTTCGGGGCTCCGGCAGCGCTCGCTTTCTACTCGATCAACGGCTGGCTGATCGGACTGGGGCAAACGCGCCTCGCGCTTGCCTGCCAGCTGGCGATGAACATCGTCAACATCGTGTGCGATCTTGTCCTGGTCGCGATCTGTCACCTTGGAGCCGCCGGCGTCGGCATTGGCACGGCATTGGCCGATTGGGTTGCCCTCTTCACCGGCATCTGCGCCGTCCGATCGATCCTCCGGTTACGTCCGAGCGCGGGCCGGGCGTGGCGCGTCAGAACCATCCTTTCCCGGCAGGCGCTGCGGCGACTATTCTCCGTGAACCTCGATATCATGGTTCGCACGGTGGCAATCCTCGCGCTGTTCAGCTGGCTCTCGAGGGCGGGCGCAAGGCTCGGTACTGTCCCGCTCGCAGCGAACCACCTGCTCATGCAACTCGTCGGGATCAGCGCGTTCGTCCTCGACGGTTTCGCCTTCACAGCGGAGCAGCGGGTCGGCGTCGCCATCGGCGCGCGATCGCGCCCGGCGCTCTGGCGGGCGATCAGGCTGACGGCGGAATTTTCTCTGGCCGGTGCTGCGATTTTCTCCTGCCTGTTCCTCGTCGGCGGGCGTGTGCTGGTCGATTTCGTGTCCACGGCGCCCCCTGTACGGGCAGAGGCTGACCGGATGCTTCTCTATTGCGCGCTGGTCCCGCTGGTCGGGATGCCGAGCTGGCTGCTCGACGGCATCTTCATAGGTGCAACCCGCGGGAAGGCGCTCAAATACGCCGCGATCACGGCGCTGGTAGGATATCTTGCGACCGACTTCATGATGCGTGGTGCGGGCAATGATGGCGTGTGGACAGCACTTCTGGCCAGTTACATCTATCGCGCTGCGGCGCTCGCTTTGGGCTTTCCTGCGCTGTTGCGGCTGACATCACCTTCTATCGCAATGGATGATTTTTCGATGACGGGCGCAGGGCAGGGGCGATAA
- a CDS encoding TonB-dependent receptor, whose protein sequence is MPIAITALGAKQLSVAQINTTADLKSVTPGLAFNTALGGFGQPRIRGIGTTTTGPGIENPVATYVDGVYIGSAAGTLFSLNDVDQVAVLKGPQGTLFGRNATGGLIQVTTRTPSQTPTADGSISYGNYGTVSSSAYVSGGLTPTLSASVAGIYDYQKDGYGTNVYNGEDVQKHRDYAGRGKIQWKPDSQTKFTLSGDYSYLQGADPAIHPVDGTLAGPGPAGARDIDQNVQPYLNTKSWGASLTGQHDFESVQLLSITAYRNSFLHAIIDGDQTPAPNVEVDQTQKDKQFSQEVQLLSTAPGPFKWVIGGYYFWSRGSYDPLDTKVQAYTPFGPISIDARVDSRQTLNSYAAFAQGTYDFGASTHLTAGLRYTIDDRAIAATSDTTTPFGSDIESTSDSKSFKKLTWRLSLDHRFSPGLLGYVSYNRGFKSGSFVPQVIPAEELKPETLDAYEVGLKSDLFDHRLRVNAAAFYYNYKNIQINEILNGVLYPFDGKGARSYGVDLDAQAKVTRALTLNAGFSYIHDRYKSFPNGYTTNDNVIDPATFQFQVLTVDATGNRLQDTPDWTANIGATYVVGPITVAASYYYNDGYYVDPGNGVREPHYNLVDASITWTSRDQHLSIRAWGKNLTNALYSMQLDATSTGNNRVAAPPRTYGVTAGFHF, encoded by the coding sequence GTGCCGATCGCGATCACCGCGCTCGGCGCCAAGCAGCTTTCGGTCGCGCAGATCAACACCACTGCCGATCTCAAGTCCGTGACACCCGGCCTCGCCTTCAACACGGCCCTCGGCGGCTTCGGGCAACCCCGCATTCGAGGGATCGGCACGACGACGACCGGCCCCGGCATCGAGAACCCGGTCGCCACCTATGTCGACGGGGTTTATATCGGATCCGCGGCGGGGACGCTGTTCTCCCTCAACGACGTCGACCAGGTCGCCGTGCTGAAGGGGCCTCAGGGGACGCTGTTCGGTCGCAACGCCACGGGCGGCCTCATCCAGGTGACCACGCGCACACCGAGCCAGACTCCCACCGCCGACGGGTCGATCAGCTACGGCAACTACGGGACCGTCAGCTCGAGCGCCTATGTCTCGGGCGGCCTCACCCCGACCCTGTCGGCCAGCGTCGCGGGGATCTACGACTACCAGAAGGACGGCTACGGCACGAACGTCTACAATGGCGAGGACGTGCAGAAGCATCGCGACTATGCCGGCCGCGGCAAGATCCAGTGGAAGCCGGATTCACAGACCAAATTCACCCTGTCTGGCGACTATTCCTATCTGCAGGGCGCAGATCCTGCGATCCATCCCGTCGATGGGACGCTCGCCGGCCCCGGCCCCGCTGGTGCCCGCGACATCGACCAGAATGTTCAGCCTTATCTGAACACGAAATCCTGGGGCGCCAGCCTCACCGGCCAGCACGACTTCGAGAGCGTACAGCTGCTCAGCATCACCGCCTACCGAAACAGCTTCCTGCACGCGATCATCGACGGCGACCAGACGCCAGCCCCGAACGTCGAGGTCGACCAGACGCAGAAGGACAAGCAGTTCAGCCAAGAGGTGCAGTTGCTGTCCACCGCGCCCGGGCCGTTCAAGTGGGTGATTGGCGGCTATTACTTCTGGTCGCGCGGCTCCTATGATCCGCTCGACACGAAGGTCCAAGCCTACACGCCGTTCGGTCCCATCAGCATCGATGCGCGCGTCGACAGCCGGCAGACGCTGAACTCCTATGCGGCCTTCGCGCAGGGCACCTACGACTTCGGAGCCTCCACCCACCTGACCGCCGGTCTGCGTTACACGATCGACGACCGCGCTATCGCGGCGACCTCCGACACGACCACGCCGTTCGGCTCGGACATCGAGAGCACGTCTGACAGCAAGAGCTTCAAGAAGCTGACCTGGCGCCTATCGCTCGATCACCGCTTTTCGCCCGGCCTGCTAGGCTATGTCTCCTACAATCGTGGCTTCAAGAGCGGATCGTTCGTGCCACAGGTGATCCCGGCCGAAGAGTTGAAGCCTGAGACGCTCGACGCCTATGAGGTGGGCCTGAAGTCGGACCTGTTCGATCACCGGCTGCGCGTCAATGCGGCGGCCTTCTACTACAATTACAAGAATATCCAGATCAACGAAATCCTGAATGGGGTGCTTTATCCGTTCGACGGCAAGGGCGCACGCAGCTACGGCGTCGATCTCGATGCGCAGGCGAAGGTCACCCGCGCGCTGACATTGAACGCCGGCTTCAGCTATATCCACGATCGCTACAAATCGTTCCCCAACGGTTACACGACCAACGACAATGTCATCGACCCTGCGACGTTCCAGTTCCAGGTTTTGACTGTGGATGCGACCGGCAACCGCCTTCAGGACACGCCAGACTGGACCGCCAACATTGGCGCGACTTATGTCGTCGGCCCGATCACGGTCGCAGCAAGCTACTATTATAATGACGGTTATTATGTCGATCCGGGCAACGGCGTTCGCGAACCGCATTACAACCTCGTCGATGCCTCGATCACCTGGACCTCGCGGGACCAGCATCTGTCAATCAGGGCGTGGGGCAAGAACCTCACCAACGCGCTCTACTCGATGCAGCTCGACGCCACGTCCACCGGCAACAACCGTGTCGCGGCCCCGCCACGCACCTATGGCGTGACTGCCGGTTTCCACTTCTGA
- a CDS encoding glycine cleavage system protein R gives MNQTIILTVIGSDRPGLTRAIADAVFEAGGNWLESHLSRLGAKYVGSILIDLPAERLADLETATRRIDAVGLKVELVAPVETSEREGHRLAIEIVGQDRPGIVRTVTTVLAGLEVNIEAFTTSIEGSAWSGAPLFRAKAELLLPAALALREVREALENISGEIMVDFAAESTVA, from the coding sequence ATGAACCAAACGATCATCCTGACTGTCATCGGCAGCGACCGGCCGGGCCTCACCCGTGCGATTGCCGATGCCGTGTTCGAGGCAGGTGGCAACTGGCTGGAGAGCCACCTGTCGCGCCTTGGTGCCAAATATGTGGGTTCAATCCTGATCGATCTGCCTGCGGAGAGGCTCGCCGACCTTGAGACGGCCACACGCAGGATTGATGCGGTTGGGCTCAAGGTCGAGCTCGTCGCCCCCGTCGAGACAAGCGAGCGAGAGGGCCATCGGCTCGCGATCGAGATTGTCGGCCAGGACCGTCCAGGCATAGTCCGGACAGTCACCACTGTCCTCGCCGGTCTCGAGGTCAACATCGAGGCGTTCACCACCTCGATCGAAGGCAGCGCGTGGTCCGGTGCGCCACTGTTCCGCGCGAAAGCCGAGCTCCTCCTTCCTGCCGCTCTCGCACTGCGTGAGGTGCGCGAGGCATTGGAGAACATATCGGGCGAGATCATGGTCGATTTCGCGGCAGAATCGACTGTCGCCTGA
- a CDS encoding LysR substrate-binding domain-containing protein encodes MATALPADRFDEISFRQLRILQSISDVKSVRGASDACNISQPGLTQSLAKLERRVGCELVSRGSQRSVLNDLGAIFLKRVNRLFDQAEAALRGFTGAKDPDDIRSRLNRLSRSQLRSLIYLAESASFADAARLIGIAPATLQRSVRDIELNLRRPLVNRSSSGLLMIPQAVDFARGMKLALQEIGWGLHEIRTGPGDWSSSITIGSMPSGGTYLLSAALNEFAARRAECAVQVVVESSASLVRSLRAGDVDLIVGTILDNEGPDLASRPFARTPYVIVGRQGHPLARADNVGVEDLAAHDWLVGARGSSRRKIFDTLLGDRTASCSRIEISALPGLRTLLASSDRLALMTSFEIDQDMDGLSVVPFPVPPPAPYIGVTMRANWLPTRSHEEFVQIIQRYALLNVMNCAPATYGNLNQVNLGAARPRSAQGSSLGCTSP; translated from the coding sequence ATGGCGACGGCATTACCGGCCGACCGGTTTGACGAGATCAGCTTCAGGCAGCTGCGAATTCTGCAGAGCATCAGCGACGTCAAGAGCGTGCGCGGTGCATCCGATGCTTGCAACATATCGCAGCCGGGCCTGACCCAGTCGCTTGCAAAGCTTGAGCGCCGGGTCGGCTGCGAGCTTGTCAGTCGTGGCTCCCAGCGGAGCGTTCTCAACGATCTGGGCGCGATCTTCCTGAAACGGGTGAACAGGCTGTTCGACCAGGCGGAGGCTGCCCTCCGCGGCTTTACAGGTGCGAAGGATCCAGACGACATCCGATCGCGGCTGAACCGCCTCTCGAGAAGCCAGCTGAGATCGCTCATCTACCTCGCGGAGAGCGCCAGCTTCGCTGATGCGGCGCGCCTGATCGGCATTGCCCCCGCGACGCTGCAAAGATCCGTCCGGGACATCGAACTCAATCTGAGGCGTCCCCTGGTCAATCGCTCCTCTTCGGGCCTGTTGATGATACCGCAGGCAGTCGACTTTGCGCGAGGCATGAAACTCGCGCTGCAGGAGATCGGCTGGGGCCTCCATGAGATCCGGACCGGCCCGGGCGACTGGAGTTCCTCGATCACGATTGGCAGCATGCCGTCGGGCGGCACCTACCTCCTCTCTGCGGCTCTCAATGAATTTGCCGCCAGACGCGCGGAGTGCGCCGTGCAGGTCGTGGTCGAGAGCTCGGCATCACTCGTGCGCAGCCTGCGCGCCGGCGACGTGGATCTCATCGTCGGGACGATTCTGGACAACGAGGGCCCCGACCTGGCGTCTCGTCCTTTCGCCCGAACGCCCTATGTCATTGTCGGACGTCAGGGACATCCGCTGGCGCGTGCAGACAATGTCGGCGTCGAGGACCTCGCCGCCCATGACTGGCTCGTCGGCGCCCGCGGATCGAGCCGGAGGAAGATATTCGACACGCTTCTCGGCGATCGAACGGCATCTTGTTCAAGGATAGAGATCTCTGCCCTTCCCGGGCTGCGCACGCTTCTGGCCAGCAGCGACCGGCTGGCTCTGATGACGAGCTTCGAGATCGACCAGGACATGGATGGACTGTCCGTGGTTCCTTTTCCTGTGCCGCCTCCCGCACCCTATATCGGTGTGACGATGCGCGCGAACTGGCTTCCGACCCGCTCACACGAAGAATTTGTCCAGATCATCCAGAGATACGCGCTGCTCAATGTCATGAATTGCGCCCCCGCAACCTACGGCAATCTGAACCAGGTCAACCTTGGCGCTGCACGGCCGCGATCAGCGCAAGGCAGCAGCCTGGGCTGCACCTCGCCATGA